The window AGACGAGCTCAATTCAATCTTATCTGTTGGAAGGTTAATAAACTCACCCATAATTGGATTACAAACAATTGGGCATAGCCATTTATCACATTTATTCAACAAGCAAAGTAACCCATTGCATGAATTAGTGGCTCCATATTGACTATATTTCTCTGGGATTTCAAATTTGGTGTCAATTTTAACCTCAAGATTACAAACACATCCACGCTTAAAAAAGTAATGATCACACATCCCAAGCTTGAGCTCAAAATCATCCTTATCTGGCTGCACAAGATAAACCATTTTCGACCCTTGTCTACACAATGAGGTTTGAATCAGAGGATAAACCTCACCTTGATCAAAACGGACCTTTGCAAATTCGGGGTCTGAAACTATATCATACCATGTTTTGCACACAGATTTGAATATAAAAATCGTCTTAATGGACAATCTAAGTATGATAGTTACCACAATATCCTTGGGAAGATAAGAAAATGAAGGTTGAGTGACTCGGTTAAGGCTAACTTCCCCTATCATTGTTCTATCTCTCTTTGCATTAGAGTTTGTAGTCAGAGAAATCCTTCCACTTTGCATGATTGTTTGTGAAGATATGATACTGAGACAAATTAAATACAACTATCAGCATAATgaatttaaaaccttaattgtTTCGGAAATAAATGATTCAAGTTCAACAAATTACTTGAAACCTAAAATCTTAGTATAAACCAAGATTCATCGTATCCAGCAGTAAATGAATAGCTAATTGAAAATGGGAAGAAAAAACAGCGCAAAGAGAGAAGAAGTTTTACCGGAAATTGATGGCCGGGAGACTCAATTGGAACCTAAAAATTCATAAAGCTTGAGTTCAGCGCTGCTGATTCTAATCGAATTGTTTATAGTCCATCTCCGTTGGTAGGGCGGATATGGTAAAAGCATATAAACAGAATAGCTAAGCAACGAAGGGGTTGTTTGGGTAATTTGTCTTTTTTGTGAtgtcttcttttttttcctttttctttttaatcaaATGTGATATGGTTTCTACTAGTATATTTTTGGTTCAATAAAGGCAAAAAAACATGATTAGGTTCcacatctttcatttttttggtttattaagctattaaacttttatttagatacattaagctcccgattttttattttgggtctcattaagcccttgataaCTAAAAAGcgtaatttttaatataaaattcagtTAACAGACTATTATTCATTGCAGCTACATTCAGAATTTGTATATTTTTACTGTTTGAAAACAGTTTTGGATGTGCAATGTGGCtataattcaaactgtaaaaaataattttttaactaattttaaatacatatgaagttaataatgtttttttagCAGAATTATATATTAACAGCTTACTAATTTGatcatcaagggcttaatgagaccaaaaataaaagatcagtgacataatgtatctaaataaaagataaagagcttaataaactaaaaaatgaaagatcagggaccTAATCATACTTTTTGTCTTTAATAAATCTCTTGcccttttttaattttagttttatggAAAGTCCTAATTATTTACATATAATATAAGGCCGGATCAGACTCTGATCatgttttatgaaaaatttgaaTCCCAAGGAATTTTCTAGCAATGCTTAGACTTTTagctttctttttttaaaataaaattataagccATTAAGATTGCATATAGAGCCTGTCCTTTGAATTTGGCTTGAAAAATTCATTTGCCgtttggaatattaaaaactGGGATAAAAATTATGGATTTAGCCTTCACTTATGAAGTGGTACAAATTTAACTTAAACGTTTTCAAACAAGAACAATATTGGCTCTACGTAATAACAATTTAGAAAGAACAGGTTTGTCTAGTATTTAATTTTAACTTCAGACCTTGCTAatatcaattattattatttattttttaaaatatcaattatttctaagatatatatttactatattattaacgaaattacaaaaattcaattaaaatgcGAAAAACTAAATCCGCTAAATATAAGTTTATTACAAATTTTTCTCAAACGGTCTAATATTTTCTATGTTATTAATATATAGTGGAAATAAAATGTCCctcaactctttttttttttaatgcaaaGATGATACTTTATTAAGAAAGATTGGAACGGTTACACAGAAAGGGAGGAGGATTGGAAAACCACACCCTACGCAGCTGTTACCTAATGCATGTTTAGCTAATAAATGAGTCGACACATTGGCTGATCGTTTGATGAAGGAGACTGAACATGCCAAAATATGTTATTTACTAGCCAGATGCATCGCATGAAACATAAAGGGCGGttcggtgcactacgcgtccccgctaagcgatgGTCCAGTGAGGGATCCCATCACAAGGGtctactgggggcaagccttcccctgccaatttttttggcaagaggccgctccaaAGActtgaacccgtgacctctcggtcacacaacaacaacaacatttaCCGTTGCGCTAAGGCTCATCCTTTGAATCGACCATTCTAGACAAAATAcgtatttcttttcttttgtatgATAGTTGTACAAAAATTGGGAGAAGAAAAATCCATGCACCAAATATCATGAGCTGAATTTGGAAGGTCAGAGGCTAATGCTATGAACTCTATATGTGGCCTATTATAATCGAATTATAGCACCGACATAATTCTACAATCTATGAGGATTTAGAAAGACATTTCTTTCTTAGTGCATTTAAACTACCTACATGCAGAAAGCAAATTCCGAAATACAACAAAAGGAGATGCTGTAAAACAATGAAATTCACTATTAGGTCCGATTGGAAGACAATTTCATGTCAATAATGAAAGCAAAACACTTACCGATTCCTCAAGGAAACGAAACCATTAGGCGTAATCATCCCTCCATCCAGTGAAATTACTCCATCACTTATAAGCGGAAGAGAAAGTAGCATCTCCTCCCTACTTTTGTAAACTTGCAGGCGAGAAAAGAGGCTGTAAATATAAGTCTCTCTGAGGCCATAGACATCGGATACATACAAGAAATTCATGTAATCCACATGGATCATGTTAACAGCGAAACCAATAAATCCAGGTGGGCACTCGCCATTAGGCAATTTTGGCTGTAGAAGAAAGCCTCCTTTGAGGGTCATCATCCACAAATTCACCACAGTCAGGTCTACAAGGGAAAAAAAGTTTGTAATTCAAGTGCTAAATTCCAAACAGcaataaagaaaagaaggagatacatcactacaagaaaatgtGTTTTTTGTGGGGAAATATTTCCCCACAGAATATCAAAAATTCGCCACTAAAACCTTTTTGTGGCGAAAAAAATTCACCACATGGTCGCCACTGTTAGAATAAGTCTGGCGAAAAATTAATTCATCACAATAGATACACATTTGTGGAGAAATGATAATTCTCCACAATAGACTAGACATATTTTGTGGGGAAAATTTCCCCACTAGTCTTTATACTTTTTGTGGGGGGTAGAGTTTTCACCACAAATAAGAACATTTTTTGTGAGGAAAAATTTCTCACaaattctcattttttttgTGAGGAAATATTTATATCCCAACAAATAATATGTAGTAACttttgagaaaaaataaaatcccttaaaaaattaaatatccccactattatatatttcatttgattatttactttatttaaatatttattactaaatatatatacagtaaaacctctatataggaatacacttgggaccagactatttgtataacaattgggaggttattcctaaATAGAGGTTGGTATAACAAAGACTCTCAGCACTTGGGACCAAacttttgtataacaattgggaggttattctaatatagagtattcctatacaGAGGTTCTACTGTATATTAAGAATAagaataaatttaaataaattgtcaaaataaaattaacataGAAGAATAaaactaataattatatataattaacaataaaaatttaaaattacattagtaaTAAAAATTGAATTCATGCGTACAAAATGGACCAAAAAATAATGTCAACCAAGTGAAAAATGTAGTAGTTACAAAAATTGAATACACCTTTACAAAATGTCATATCTAAATATAAGTCAATTACAATTCTTTCTATGTCCGCAAAAATGAACAAAAGTCAGAAACTCATGTTAATacccaacagaaaaatgttgtTCAAGTTGCTGATCAATAAGAAGAGGAGTATCTTTTTGTGGCTTCATGTTTTGTTGCTGAAAATTCAAGTAATAATTGGATATTCATATAGGAGATTGCTTAGCTTACTTAACATAGGGGCAGTCATCACACTTCCATGTTTTGTTGAGTAAAGCATCATTGTAAATCCTGAGTTGGTCCTTGGTCCAGAGATGAAACATGAGTTGTATTgtatacatattttttattattgtataTATAAAGGTCGAAATTTATTAACTCCAATAATCCAATATATAGCATATGCTCCATCCCTATCCTTTCTAATTCATTCACCCATTGCAATAACTTTATTtggttcaattcaattcaatcttttcaacttttttttagtattgtatacatttcttttattattgtatatatatatatatatatatatatatatgtgtccCCACCATGATTATTTAACAAAATTTAACTAACTATATCTCAATATTGTTATTTATGGTTTCTTTTTTACTTATAGGTTCATTAGTCTCTTAATAATGCTGATATTGATGTCCTAATCACCTTTTGATGCTCTAAGTTCTCATCCTTAAGGAaggaagaaaaaaggaaaaaaaagttaACGTGTGATTTGTCTATTCTTTTTCTATCCTATCAGACTATTGTTCTTGTGTTTATTTGGTCCTAAGTTcggttttttattttcctttttaatctattttaaacTATACTGCTTGATCTAATTGTAATCAGGTATAATTTCCATTATTAGCAATGTATCATAAAATGAACGAgccataataaaaataaaattgtatacCAACTAAAATAAATCTTTTTTAGATATAAAGGACTCTGTCAAACGCCCATTAGATTAGTATAAAATTTAGAATCAATTTACTTACAATCTCTTATTATCCTCATCGTGAGGGATGCTTTTCGCCGGCAACATTCTGCAATCGGTGCTAGAATATCCATTTTGTTATTCGGAGTGCTTAAAAAATCCGTTGATGCACTCACATGTTGAAAGAAATTTTCTTGTTGTTTCTTCGCCATTGTTTCTCCTGCACAAAATTACCGAAATTAGAATCATTGggttttcctctttctttccgtTCTCAATCAAATTTTGCTACTATTTTATGTACAATGATGAATTTAGCAACAGGAATCTGAAAGCTTCTTTGTATTCTATTGAGGGCTATTGGAGCACAACTTATGCTCATTCAGCGTTCTAAATGACATGAAAGATGAAGTCTCTCTATTTAGATGGATATAACTACTCCCTCGTTGATTTAACTAAACTTCCTAAAGTTCAAATACAGGCATCTCCAAGGAGCAAATAATGGAGCTTATATATATAGGGAAACCATTTGAATTTAGTCATATAACAGAAGGGTTTTGGAAATTGGTTTGTATCTCAAAATCCTCAGGAACAAAAcctcaaaagaaaaaatatttgcAAGATGTACTTAGCATGGaaatgtatttatttttaattttttctaatcAATGAACTCAACTTGgcataaaaagaaaagagaaaaaaaaaggagtATCAATTTTGCCAAATTCAATTTACATGGGCTCACCTTCTAAGCTTATTGAATGCTTCAGAGCAATATTCAGACTattataattgaattaaataagcAATGAAAACTTCAAAAACAATAAAACTGCAGTAGATCTCTCATAGAGTATAAGCACGAACACGGGTGGAAGAGGGAAACTACACTAAAACTGGGAATAATTGATTTCTTCCCTGAGAGATCCACCCAAACCAAGATGAAAGTGAAAATTAAATTGTCAATCGGAGAAAGATGAGATGGGAAGAAGTGAGATTATAAGCTGAAACCCTAGAGATGAAAATGACACAAATGCCACTATGAAGTCACATGGTTTTGTCTAGTTTTctttttgattttgttttttgggttaaggtgcaaaaatacctctcaggagcaattttacccctaacgtttaaaatggtgcaattttacccctaacgtttgtagccaagagcaattttacccctaacgttgataaattgggtcaatttcagaaataattcatcaaactgtcttctcggtcatgaagcttatcatctacacttcacatgtgcgtcattttatcagtaacaaattataaacatatgttgggatgtgaaaaaaataataaaaaaacatattgtCTTTTgaacgaattggacaaaaaaatttaaaaaattcactgaatttataaatattaatctccaattctattattaaattacaaaagacatgaaatcatttttttagaatgaattgatacgcaattggtgcaaaataataaacaaaaatatctgtgttttataatagtgtctgaaattgacccaaattaccaacgttagggataaaattgctcctggctacaaacgttaggggtaaattgcaccattttagacgttagaggtaaaattgcttctggcccaaaacgttaggggtattttttacaccttaacgcttgtttttttttatggaggttttgtttagttttttatttttaaaacttttGTTTAATTATAAACTAAACCAaagatttcttaaaaaaattgtataagTAATTTGGACAAATTTTTGGACAAACATTGGATAAGTAATTTGGATaacaaaaaagggaaaattacacagaaattcatcttttacaaattatttacaactatgtcaagtcataattttggattatattaaactagtaaaatcagtactttgaatatattttaaggattggaatttataaattagaagtccaaaatatattttctagggtttattattatgaattggagtctatatttcttaaattatgatgtaaaatcataatatatagatactaatgacatattaagaattaagtttgatgatatgacttagttataattttgtacttaattatgatattaatgtatttgaccaaaaaaaaattataagttagTAGCTAAATGAAACTACACAAAACTtttaaattaattctaattaCAAAATAagttatttaataaaataattaaaaaaacaaaacaaaatttttaagtaaatattcataactaatattttttaacatagattttattatagaaaaatataattaCATTCTTAatttaaaatagataaataaaattaagtaaaagatatatttaataaaatttaaatccatttacatgattttttttattctgtGGCGATATTAGGTCACGTTGTCGGGTCgtgtgtaattttatcacctCTAATTTTTAATGTTGTCATGGTTTATATATTGAAGATATTACAAatgattaaatttttaatacTTTTTTCAATTAATATACTTTTACTTAATTAGTATTttggatttgtacaaaataattaTGTACGAGACGGACGTAATTTGTAGGAGATTTTCCTACAGATAAATTGTCCTACACCTTCAGTTAGCACTGCGCATAGTTCAGTCTAGTTCGGGGATTCAAGAATCTCCGGGATTGGATTGAATTTCGAGGATTCCTAAAAATGACAACCATTTTGTGTAACTCATCCCTATATTGGCATAAGTCTCATACTCTTTGCAGTATTTTGGACTTTCTCTATAGCTAATCCTTTTGTCAAAGGATCGACCAAATTTTTTTCTAATCATATGTGATCCACTCTAGCAGCTCCTTTAGAGAGTAACTTTCTAACAGTGTTGTGCTTATAATGTGTCTGTCGTTTTTTATCGTTATAATAACAATTCTGAATCTTAGCAATAGTCGCGGTACTATCGCAATGTATCAACTAGTTgttggcccgtgcgatgcacggattcatcttaatatataaatattaataaaaatacaatctaataattacaattaatgacataaatgtgttatataaattaaatattattatttcattttcacatttactttaaataatatttttataaataaatataataataaaataaaaactaatatattatatattatattatattttttatcagtaaaaaaggaggaagtgacacctcagttccatcgttactgttttatattatatatagatatgtagagaattagagagattttagggattaatttaaattctgtagtactcttagatatatgggataaaataatctttttatagataaatatacataataaaattaaaattaatatattaaattttttatcactaaaaaaggaggaagtgacacctcagttccatcgttactgttttatattatatatagatgtgtagagaattacagagattttagggattaatttaaattctgtagaactcttagatatagtacggataaaataatctttttatagataaatatatataataaaattaaaattaatatattaaattttttatcgctaaaaaaggaggaagtgacacctcaattccatcgttactgttttatattatatatagatatagatgtgTAAAGAATTAGCGAGATTTTAGGTATTAgtttaaattctatagaactcttagatatagtacggataaaataatcgttttatagataaatatatataataaaattaaaattaatatattaaattttttatcactaaaaaaggaggaagtgacacatcagttccatcgttactgttttatattatatatagatgtgtagagaattagagagattttagggattaatttaaattttgtagaactcttagatatagtacggatacaataatctttttatagataaatatatataataaaattaaaattaatatattaaattttttatcactaaaaaaggaggaagtgacacatcagttccatcgttactgttttatattatatatagatgtgtagagaattagagagattttagggattaatttaaattctatagaactcttagatatagtacggataaaataatctttttatagataaatatatataataaaattaaaattaatatattaaattttttatcactaaaaaaggagaaagtgacacctcagttccatcgttactgttttatattatatatagatgtgtagagaattagagagattttagggattaatttaaattctgtagaactcttagatatagtacggataaaataatctttttatagataaatatatataataaaattaaaattaatatattaaattttttatcactaaaaaaggaggaagtgacacctcagttccatcgttactgttttatattatatatagatgtgtagagaattagagagattttagggattaatttaaattatgtagaactcttagacataatacagataaaataatctttttatagataaatatatataataaaattaaaattaatatattaaattttttatcactaaaaaaggaggaagtgacacctcagttccatcgttactgttttatattatatatagatgtgtagagaattagagagattttagggattaatttaaattctgtagaactcttagatataatacagataaaataatctttttatagataaatatatataataaaattaaaattaatatattaaattttttatcactaaaaaaggaggaagtgacacctcagttccatcgttactgttttatattatatatagatgtgtagagaattagagagattttagggattaatttaaattctgtagaactcttagatataatacagataaaataatctttttatagataaatatatataataaaattaaaattaatatattaaattttttatcactaaaaaaggaggaagtgacacctcagttccatcgttactatattatattatatatagatgtgtagagaattagagagattttagggattaatttaaattctatagaactcttagatatagtacggataaaataatctttttatagataaatatatataataaaattaaaattaatatattaaattttttatcactaaaaaaggaggaagtgacacctcagttccatcgttactgttttatattatatatagatgtgtagagaattagagagattttagggattagtttaaattctatagaactcttagatatagtacggataaaataatcgttttatagataaatatgtataataaaattaaaattaatatattaaattttttatcactaaaaaaggaggaagtgacacctcagttccatcgttactgttttatattatatatagatgtgtagagaattagagagattttagggattaatttaaattctgtagaactcttagatataatacagataaaataatctttttatagataaatatatataataaaattaaaattaatatattaaattttttatcactaaaaaaggaggaagtgacacctcagttccatcgttactgttttatattatatatagatgtgtagagaattagagagattttagggattaatttaaattctgtagaactcttagatataatacagataaaataatctttttatagataaatatatataataaaattaaaattaatatattaaattttttatcactaaaaaaggaggaagtgacacctcagttccatcgttactgttttatattatatatagatgtgtagagaattagagagattttagggattaatttaaattctgtagaactcttagatataatacagataaaataatctttttatagataaatatatataataaaattaaaattaatatattaaattttttatcactaaaaaaggaggaagtgacacctcagttccatcgttactatattatattatatatagatgtgtagagaattagagagattttagggattaatttaaattctatagaactcttagatatagtacggataaaataatctttttatagataaatatatataataaaattaaaattaatatattaaattttttatcactaaaaaaggaggaagtgacacctcagttccatcgttactgttttatattatatatagatgtgtagagaattagagagattttagggattagtttaaattctatagaactcttagatatagtacggataaaataatcgttttatagataaatatgtataataaaattaaaattaatatattaaattttttatcactaaaaaaggaggaagtgacacctcagttccatcgttactgttttatattatatatagatgtgtagagaattagagagattttagggattaatttaaattctgtagaactcttagatataatacagataaaataatctttttatagataaatatatataataaaattaaaattaatatattaaattttttatcactaaaaaaggaggaagtgacacctcagttccatcgttactgttttatattatatatagatgtgtagagaattagagagattttagggattaatttaaattctgtagaactcttagatataatacagataaaataatctttttatagataaatatatataataaaattaaaattaatatattaaattttttatcactaaaaaaggaggaagtgacacctcagttccatcgttactgttttatattatatatagatgtgtagagaattagagagattttagggattaatttaaattctgtagaactcttagatataatacagataaaataatctttttatagataaatatatataataaaattaaaattaatatattaaattttttatcactaaaaaaggaggaagtgacacctcagttccatcgttactgttttatattatatatagatgtgtagagaattagagagattttagggattagtttaaattctatagaactcttagatatagtacggataaaataatcgttttatagataaatatgtataataaaattaaaattaatatattaaattttttatcactaaaaaaggaggaagtgacacctcagttccatcgttactgtttt of the Euphorbia lathyris chromosome 7, ddEupLath1.1, whole genome shotgun sequence genome contains:
- the LOC136200503 gene encoding uncharacterized protein, giving the protein MAKKQQENFFQHVSASTDFLSTPNNKMDILAPIAECCRRKASLTMRIIRDYLTVVNLWMMTLKGGFLLQPKLPNGECPPGFIGFAVNMIHVDYMNFLYVSDVYGLRETYIYSLFSRLQVYKSREEMLLSLPLISDGVISLDGGMITPNGFVSLRNRFQLSLPAINFRIISSQTIMQSGRISLTTNSNAKRDRTMIGEVSLNRVTQPSFSYLPKDIVVTIILRLSIKTIFIFKSVCKTWYDIVSDPEFAKVRFDQGEVYPLIQTSLCRQGSKMVYLVQPDKDDFELKLGMCDHYFFKRGCVCNLEVKIDTKFEIPEKYSQYGATNSCNGLLCLLNKCDKWLCPIVCNPIMGEFINLPTDKIELSSSSICYGFGFSPTTNQYTVIRMFHHDIHVSNKAEVHILGTKTWKEIDIFNQSIPKSFTTYLNGFIYWSSNLQSLSIFSFDVGEQGFGSVPSPAINDPYAQDSVGVLGGELCITAVLEYGAIHVWTMKDNSTDKGWSKVYSFDYIYCNLVPHYGCFQPIKYLDDGALLMFFSSTEALVYMDPIKHQFKYLNVHSMSKVEAIAYIPNFVSLKHILSGQNAKVHKVKSSFTIVMKRGTISLATNSNAKRDRKIREEETHIRVLHFVISQGISCLLCLSGVSYKELPFVCNPVTDTLVYIEPKQNRLRSLKFCQFKVEAIAYIPSFVPLKHALSEHNVKVLNMRSRGAKLKLHKEHNSCRRVLSKL